ACTTAATCAGGCAACCGTAACCCGTAAAACCAACAAAAACCCAATACAAACCAACCTCATAACTGAAAGGAAAGACCACTCAAAATCCCAGAGAAACCTAATCCAATGTCGAGAAATATATTAATCTATAATAGCACAAAGATCTCGAAAACTATAATAAAGGTGTGTACACGTAATAGAACAATTGACAAGTTTCAGATATGATGGAGACGAATTGAGAAATTACCGAGAGCGCGGGCGATCTAATCGGAAGGGGAGACGAGCTTCTTGTCACGTCGTTCCATGGCAACGTCCCACATATCGTTGCCTATGTGCTTGGGCTGTGTTGAAATTATGAGTAGATGTTAGTATATGAATCTGTAGGAAAATTACAATGATGAAAAAGAGGCATAgatgcagagagagagagagacccgTCCATGGGCAGCCTTGTGAATGAAATACTGGGCGTTGCCGGCGATACAAAGCATACCAGCGATTATTCCTAGTGGCAGCGCCGCTTCCAATAACACCCACCCAGCCATCTGCTTCTCTTTTTTACAAATCTCTCTCTgtttctctctatctctctctccgACTCTATAACTCTTTTAACTCCCCCTTTCAAGTTTTAACTAGgcaattttatcatatatagcTGTATTGTGttgtttcttgattttatttcattaatttactaataattaaaatttaaaaatctagtTAGTTTGTTTTGGGCTTTTTTCATCAATATTCAAGTCTAAAagtttatttacaaaaatattatcactttttaaaacaaattgcaaaaatactatgttTCAGAgaatatttgcaaaaaaaatacGGAGATTGCATttgcaaccatatctgcaacGACTAGCaaacatatatgcaactacaaatgttactttgaaaaaatctgtttaaaattatatttaattgcataataagttgtatATCTCTCTAAAAATTAGGGTGtgcagttttgagagtcgacctCCAATATTCTAGCAGTCACTTCTCCGCTCTTCAACCTTCATCCTCTCTGCTAATTAATCATCTTCGCTCTTCCATCTTCTCTCCtatttatcagttttatcaataaaaccaatatctaatccttttgggtgagtaccttgtcatcaaggtagtgcccatctttttgggatgtttatgtttgttttgatgtttCCGTGTGTTTTGTTATGGGTTTCGGTAACGATTCTAAGAAGGGGTTACGTGATATTTTGGGTGATCCGTAAGGCTTGTATCAAATATGGCACGGTGGTGAATatcgcaagagctcacctttcacgacataaaattgttcatgttttggggtcatttgttgatccaatatcAGTTGATGTAACTGATAATTCCGTACATTAGGCTACCGATGTtgctgcttatgtgaaggtcaattgcgatgctactatgttcacaactgatttaggttggattgtt
This genomic window from Daucus carota subsp. sativus chromosome 7, DH1 v3.0, whole genome shotgun sequence contains:
- the LOC108193388 gene encoding NADH dehydrogenase [ubiquinone] 1 alpha subcomplex subunit 1, which codes for MAGWVLLEAALPLGIIAGMLCIAGNAQYFIHKAAHGRPKHIGNDMWDVAMERRDKKLVSPSD